The sequence below is a genomic window from Lolium perenne isolate Kyuss_39 chromosome 7, Kyuss_2.0, whole genome shotgun sequence.
TTATGCTACTTGAACTCTAGAACTGGGAGAAATATAGAcatggtgttttggctcataggtctCACTGCTACAAATAACCTTATAGCCGCATTTATTACTGTCGGCGAGTGCGGTTTCAAGTGGCCGGCGGTAAGGCCTTTTAGGCCTTCCTCGCGTTACCACCGGTGAGTTGGTTTTGGGTCACCGGGATAGGGCACTTGCCGCCGGCGAATCAGGATTGTAACCGCCGGAGGTAAGGTGGCCCGAGAGCACCTGGATGAGCCtccccttaccgccggcgagtttaTCTCGGAGACACCGGGTAAGTTAACTACCGCCGGCGAAACCGATTTTCCCGCTCCAGAGGTAAAGTGGGCTGCTGTGGGTCATTTGGGCCGAATTACCGCCAGCATCCCCGTTTCATTTTCGCCTGCCGTCGAGAGGCCCCGCGAGCGACCAACGGGCTGTTCCCCCACGCTTCCCGGCCCAAGTGGACCGAGTCTACCTTACTCCTCACCCAGCGGTGCCGACGGGAGCCCCTATACAACGCTTTAAGCGATGACAGCTCTCGCGCCCGCTTAAAGAATTACGTGTCCCGATCTAAGATGGGCTCGGCCCATGTCACAATCCACATACGTAAAGTTACTGTGTATACGAACCCTGTCACGCACGAAAAAATTTATCTCGTTCTTTTCATCTTTTGTTCAGATTTTAGAAATGTTGAAATTTAAAAATGgttcagattcgaaaattttAATACGAAAAATGTTGGAACTTGAAAATTATTTAGCATAAAAATTGTGcaaattcaaaaaatgttcaaattcaaaaaagttcaaattcaaaaaatgttcaaattcagaAAATGTTCAAGATCAAAAAATGTTTAActtaaatttgttcaaattccaaAAATTTTAAATCTAAAAATGTTCAAAcctgaaaattgttcaaacataaaatttgttCAGATTAAAAGATGTTCATATTTTTTTTAAATCAAATTTAAAAACAGTTCAAATCGAAAATAGTACAAACTTGGAAAATGTTCAAAAATCGAAAAAagttcaaaatttaaaaagttttaaATAACCGACCGGcaaaacaagaaaaacaaaaaaaaggccCGTAGAACCGTTGTCGAGGGGGACTGTGTCGCTAGATACGCAAGAGAAGAAGGCCCGTAGAACCATTCTGGGCCAGGCCCATAGGCGGGAGGGGGGTATGCGGAGAGAGATCCCTCCCGCAATGAGCGGAGGATAGGGATCGCGGGTGCCGACGCAACCTCGCGCAGAAAGTCCAGACCGCGTCTCCGGCGATCTCGGGCCATGGCGACCCGCCCGCCCGAGCTTGGCCGCGGAAAAAGGTCGCTGCTTCAGGAGGTTCCTTCCCCGACGAGCGGCGGTCAGGCGCGGCTCGATCCGGACCGGTCCGCGAAGGATATTCGGCTCGGGGCTGGGCGCTACTCCCGTGAGTCGTCCCGCGTCGTTGACTCTGCGCCACCGCGGGGAAGGCCGGGCGGATCTTCGCCGGCTGCTGCCCCTGCCCTTCCGGCCCTCGATTCTCAGGTGGGTGTGGTTGCCTGCATTCTCGGTTAATCCGCGGAGGTTTCCCAGGGGTTCTGCTACGAGCCAGAGTTCTTCCCTCTTCTTCGCGGGTTTCCCCGGGCCAAATTAGAGATACAAGATCGGGTTTTGGCTGGGGGATTCCTCCCTCTTTGCTGTGCGCTCTGTCGATTAGCTAGTTTTAGCTGCATTTTGGTTGAACGTGTTCAGTTTTCTTCCATTTCTTGTGCTTGAGCGCGCCATTTCCGTTTGCAGGTTTTGGACAGTGAGCAGGGAGGGATGTGGAGAAGGCTGCGCCCAAGGGACATGGATTCTTCGGCCTCTTTGACTGGGGAAGAGCAAGAAGTCCAAGAGGCGGCTGTTCAGCCGGAGCGGGGGCTATCAGGGTAAGTAGATGTTCCTTAGGAGTCAGGCAGAGTGGTTGCTGCAAGCGTGATGCTGCATTATCTGACAGAGGCTGAGCTAACACACTACTCCTGTCTTTGCAGGGAGTTCCGTAGATGGGAAGGACACTGATGGCAGCGTGCCAAGTACGCCGCCGTCGAACTCGGTGCGTGTTCGGGTGCATCATCTTTCTATTTACTAGCTCTGCTTGCTGCGTGCTGTCGTTTTAATCATGCCTGCATCAATGTGTTATGATAACTAGGATCAGTTGTGATCATAACTAGGAATTCCTCTGCATTTCAACATAGGTTTTAGTATGGCTAAACTTCTATGGTTTGTATACTGTATGCGATCCCTAGAAATTGTTCAGAAATGCAAGCACCGGTTTGGAACAGAGCAGGCATGGTATGAATAGGAAAAGGTTTTTGTTTTATTTCATAATGCATCATATTTCTATTTCCTAATTGATAGGCCAAAGCTTTAGTTCCAATGTTCTTTATTGTTTCGCCAGTACCAAATGAACTCTTCTAAGATCGTGTGATGAACTTTTAGTGGCACATGTATCACTCTCAGGTGATCATTTGTTCAGGCATATGTATCGGGTTGTTTGATAGAGGAACTGAAGTGCAAGGGACAGTAGTATTACTATGCACTTTTCAATCCTCCAAAATCTTGTTCATAGACTTGTGCATCGGGTAGAGTACCATACTGATGTTGTGGTATTTTACAGGGCTAGAGGAGAAGAGCAGAAGCAGAGATCTAGGCCATGccatgcgggagaagaggagaatCACAGCGAGATGCAGGACCTGTCGGCTAGATGATGTGCCGAGATGCCATGCTGGAGGTGCCCGCTAGTAGGTGATGTCGCTGGCGAGCTGAGATGGGCAACGTCTTCGGCGAGCTGAGACAGAGCTGGCGACGTCGCCGGCGAGCTGTGGACGACATCACCGGAGTCTTTGTGTTTTCGTATGCGTTGTAATATAATACATGTTCTGTTTAAATAAAATAAAGAGATAACTTAGCCTTTAAGTTGACTTGACTGTGTGAACATGCTGTTTTTTTAATCCTCTAAAAACT
It includes:
- the LOC127323819 gene encoding uncharacterized protein translates to MATRPPELGRGKRSLLQEVPSPTSGGQARLDPDRSAKDIRLGAGRYSRESSRVVDSAPPRGRPGGSSPAAAPALPALDSQVLDSEQGGMWRRLRPRDMDSSASLTGEEQEVQEAAVQPERGLSGEFRRWEGH